The following are from one region of the Salinirussus salinus genome:
- a CDS encoding 30S ribosomal protein S17 — translation MALGLNVQQPEEACDDQNCPFHGGLSVRGQTLVGEVASTDMDKTVVVEREYDVKVPKYDRYMKRRSRVPAHAPPCLDLAVGDTVTIAETRPLSKTKSHVVVSIEGGDE, via the coding sequence ATGGCGCTAGGACTGAACGTACAACAGCCGGAGGAGGCCTGCGACGACCAGAACTGTCCGTTCCACGGGGGACTCTCCGTGCGCGGGCAGACGCTGGTCGGCGAGGTCGCCTCCACAGACATGGACAAGACCGTCGTCGTCGAACGCGAGTACGACGTCAAGGTACCGAAATACGACCGGTACATGAAGCGGCGCAGCCGGGTTCCGGCACACGCGCCGCCCTGTCTCGACCTCGCGGTCGGCGACACGGTCACGATAGCAGAGACACGACCGCTCTCGAAGACGAAATCCCACGTGGTAGTGAGCATCGAGGGAGGTGACGAGTGA
- a CDS encoding 50S ribosomal protein L14, whose amino-acid sequence MEALNADVTQGLEKGSLVTCADNTGARELKIISIAGYSGTHNRHPKAGLGDKVTVSVTKGTPEMRRQVLEAVVVRQRKPIRRPDGTRVKFEDNAAVIVDENEDPRGTELRGPIAREVAERFGSIASAATMIV is encoded by the coding sequence ATGGAGGCGCTCAACGCCGACGTCACCCAGGGCCTGGAGAAGGGCTCGCTGGTGACGTGTGCGGACAACACGGGCGCACGCGAGCTGAAGATCATCTCCATCGCCGGCTACTCCGGTACCCACAACCGCCACCCGAAGGCGGGGCTGGGCGACAAGGTGACCGTCTCGGTGACGAAGGGCACCCCGGAGATGCGCCGGCAGGTGCTCGAAGCAGTGGTGGTCCGCCAGCGCAAGCCGATCCGGCGGCCCGACGGCACCCGCGTGAAGTTCGAGGACAACGCCGCCGTCATCGTCGACGAGAACGAGGACCCCCGTGGCACCGAGCTCCGGGGCCCCATCGCTCGCGAGGTGGCAGAGCGGTTCGGAAGCATCGCGTCAGCGGCAACGATGATCGTATGA
- the rpmC gene encoding 50S ribosomal protein L29 has protein sequence MAILHADEIRDMTPAEREAELEDLETELLNEQAVKAAGGMPESPGRIKELRRTIARIKTIQREEGDLDSEESEASA, from the coding sequence ATGGCGATCCTCCACGCCGACGAGATCCGCGACATGACGCCGGCCGAGCGCGAGGCCGAACTCGAGGACCTCGAGACCGAGCTCCTCAACGAGCAGGCGGTCAAGGCCGCGGGCGGGATGCCCGAGAGCCCCGGCCGCATCAAGGAGCTCCGCCGGACGATCGCGCGGATCAAGACGATCCAGCGGGAAGAAGGCGATCTCGACAGCGAGGAAAGCGAGGCGAGCGCATGA
- a CDS encoding 30S ribosomal protein S3: protein MADEQQFIEDGLQRTQIDEFFADELGRAGYGGMEVAKTPMGTQIVLKAEKPGMVIGKGGKNIRKITDTLETEFELEDPQVDVQEVDEPDLNARIVADRLANALERGWYFRKAGHTTIDRIMESGALGAEIVLSGKVTGARSRVEKFNRGYIKHNGEPAEDIVDHGQGVAVMKLGTIGVDVKIIPPGADLPDDFQIYEDVEVEDYVADAEGLEEVLAGEPENGEGEEPAVGAPPESDTEAEDGEAESVEEEIIEEAAEADAEEFEDPDVPDESDVEEDLEDLDAAVEEELDEDAEAEAEELMEEMDEDADEEGDA from the coding sequence ATGGCCGACGAACAGCAGTTCATCGAGGACGGTCTCCAGCGCACCCAGATAGACGAGTTCTTCGCCGACGAACTCGGCCGGGCGGGCTACGGCGGCATGGAGGTCGCCAAGACGCCCATGGGGACCCAGATCGTCCTCAAGGCCGAGAAGCCCGGCATGGTCATCGGCAAGGGCGGGAAGAACATCCGGAAGATCACCGACACACTCGAAACCGAATTCGAGCTTGAGGACCCCCAGGTCGACGTCCAGGAGGTCGACGAGCCGGACCTGAACGCCAGGATCGTCGCCGACCGGCTGGCCAACGCCCTGGAGCGGGGCTGGTACTTCCGGAAGGCCGGCCACACCACCATCGACCGGATCATGGAGTCGGGCGCGCTGGGCGCGGAGATCGTCCTCTCCGGCAAGGTGACCGGGGCGCGCTCCCGCGTCGAGAAGTTCAACCGCGGCTACATCAAGCACAACGGCGAACCGGCCGAGGACATCGTCGACCACGGCCAGGGCGTCGCGGTGATGAAACTCGGCACCATCGGCGTGGACGTGAAGATCATCCCGCCGGGCGCCGACCTGCCCGACGACTTCCAGATCTACGAGGACGTCGAGGTCGAGGACTACGTCGCCGACGCCGAAGGGCTGGAGGAAGTGCTGGCCGGCGAGCCCGAGAACGGCGAGGGCGAGGAGCCCGCCGTCGGCGCGCCGCCGGAGAGCGACACCGAGGCCGAGGACGGCGAGGCGGAGTCCGTCGAAGAGGAGATCATCGAGGAAGCTGCCGAGGCAGACGCCGAGGAGTTCGAGGACCCCGACGTCCCCGACGAGAGCGATGTCGAGGAGGACCTGGAGGACCTCGATGCGGCCGTCGAGGAGGAACTCGACGAGGACGCCGAGGCCGAAGCCGAGGAGCTGATGGAGGAGATGGACGAGGATGCGGACGAGGAGGGTGATGCCTGA
- a CDS encoding ribonuclease P protein component 1 → MALDPATLPRHELVGLRVEVVEATDPGLVGIAGEVVRETANTLGIEPSRNGRVRQVPKEAATFRFTLEDGQRVVVEGERLVARPAERTERRGDSTWR, encoded by the coding sequence ATGGCACTCGACCCCGCCACGCTCCCGCGACACGAACTCGTCGGCCTCCGCGTGGAGGTCGTCGAGGCGACGGACCCCGGGCTCGTCGGCATCGCCGGCGAAGTCGTCCGGGAGACCGCCAACACGCTGGGCATCGAGCCCTCGCGGAACGGGCGGGTTCGGCAGGTACCGAAGGAGGCAGCGACCTTCCGCTTTACACTCGAGGACGGCCAGCGGGTCGTCGTCGAGGGCGAGCGGCTGGTCGCGCGGCCGGCAGAACGAACGGAACGACGAGGCGATTCGACATGGCGCTAG